A stretch of the Capsicum annuum cultivar UCD-10X-F1 chromosome 10, UCD10Xv1.1, whole genome shotgun sequence genome encodes the following:
- the LOC107844937 gene encoding phenolic glucoside malonyltransferase 1-like, with translation MASVIEQCQVAPPPCGVAELTLPLTYFDHTWLAFHRTRQILFYKLPISKPNFIQNIIPPLKDSLSLTLKHYIPLAGNVACPLNSNGYPELRYVTGDSVSVTFSETDMDFNYLIGDYPRNAKDFYHFVPPLAEPKDAPGVQLAPVLAIQVTLFPNLGVSIGFTHHHVAGDGVTLLGFIKAWAMLHKFGGNEQHLSKEFIPFYDRSVLKDPYKQGMYIWEEIKQRNIEMRDIVTPPEHKVRGTFTIKRDDIEKLKNLILSRRQSTLTHVTSFTLTCAYVWTCLLKVEGAIGEEIIDDNVLKFFVCAGDSRARFNPPLPQSYFGNCLVGYVARTTHADLVGKEGFTIAVELIGKSIKKWMKDDDEWIMNSSWRMQFSDVDWKRTISVAGSPKLDFYATDFGWGRAAKYELVSLDNGDAISMYLSKSKDFDGDLEVGLSLSKTQMNAFAAIFTHGLGFL, from the coding sequence ATGGCTTCTGTAATTGAGCAATGTCAAGTTGCACCACCTCCTTGTGGTGTTGCTGAACTGACACTCCCTCTTACCTATTTTGATCATACATGGTTAGCTTTCCACCGTACACGACAGATACTATTCTACAAGCTCCCTATTTCCAAACCCAATTTCATCCAAAACATTATTCCTCCTCTTAAAGATTCACTCTCCCTCACTCTCAAACACTATATACCGTTAGCTGGCAATGTTGCTTGTCCACTAAATTCGAATGGATATCCCGAGTTACGTTATGTGACAGGAGATTCTGTGTCAGTTACTTTTTCTGAGACTGATATGGATTTTAATTATCTCATTGGTGACTATCCTCGTAATGCTAAGGATTTTTATCACTTTGTTCCTCCGTTGGCGGAACCAAAGGATGCACCAGGGGTCCAATTAGCCCCGGTCTTAGCTATTCAAGTGACACTTTTTCCGAATCTTGGTGTATCCATTGGTTTCACTCACCATCACGTTGCTGGCGATGGAGTTACTCTACTAGGGTTCATTAAGGCGTGGGCTATGCTTCACAAGTTTGGTGGAAATGAACAACACTTATCGAAAGAGTTCATTCCATTTTATGATAGATCTGTACTCAAAGACCCATATAAACAAGGGATGTACATATGGGAAGAGATAAAGCAACGAAATATAGAGATGCGCGACATTGTGACACCTCCTGAACACAAGGTTCGAGGTACATTTACTATCAAACGAGATGATATTGAGAAACTCAAGAATTTAATATTATCAAGACGACAAAGTACTCTAACTCATGTAACATCTTTCACCTTAACGTGTGCTTATGTATGGACTTGCTTGCTAAAAGTGGAGGGTGCGATTGGAGAAGAGATCATAGACGATAATGTATTGAAGTTCTTCGTATGTGCAGGAGATTCCAGAGCGCGATTCAATCCGCCACTTCCTCAATCTTATTTCGGGAATTGCCTAGTTGGGTATGTTGCAAGAACAACACATGCTGACTTAGTTGGAAAGGAAGGCTTTACAATTGCTGTAGAATTAATTGGAAAATCTATCAAGAAATGGATGAAGGACGATGACGAATGGATCATGAATAGTAGCTGGCGTATGCAATTTAGCGACGTAGATTGGAAAAGAACGATTTCAGTTGCTGGATCGCCAAAGCTTGACTTTTATGCTACTGATTTTGGATGGGGAAGGGCCGCGAAGTATGAGTTAGTTTCTCTTGACAATGGTGATGCAATATCGATGTATCTTAGTAAATCTAAGGACTTTGATGGAGATTTAGAGGTTGGCTTGTCTTTGTCTAAAACTCAAATGAATGCATTTGCTGCTATATTCACTCACGGACTAGGTTTTCTATAG